The genomic stretch AGCGCGGGCAACCTGTCGCCGGCCGGTGAGGACGGCGCCGGCATGGTCTGGGCGACCGACTTCCACCCGGCCCAGGACATCGAGTCCACGCAGGCCTTCGTCGAGGCCTACGAGGAGGAGTACGGCGAGACGCCCCTGAACTACGCGGCCGAGGGTTACGACGCCGCTTGGTTCCTGGCCCGTGCGATCAAGGAGGCCGGCTCGGCAGATCGGGCCGCGATCGTCGAGGCCATGGGCACCATCTCGTCCCAGCCGTGGACCGGTGCGCTCGGCGAGGGCCTGAGCTTCGAGGACAACACGATCCAGGTGCCCGGCGCCGCCGTCGAGTGGACCGGCACCGAGGGCAAGCTGCTCTACTACGCCGACGGGAGCTGACCCTCCTTCCCGGAGGAAGCCACCTGCCACGCTGAACCGAGGCGGTGGGCCGCACATCCCATCGCGGCCCACCGCCTCGCCACTCCCGATCCCATCCAGAGCGGAGCGGACAGTTGCAAGAACTACTGAGCGTGATCAGCCTCGGCTCGATCTATCTGCTCTTCGCCCTGGGGCTGAGCCTCACCTGGGGCACGATCGACATCCTGAACTTCGCCCATGGGGCGATCTTCATGTTCGCGGCCTTCACGGCTTACCTGGTGCTCGACTACGTCGAGCTGCCGATCATCGCCGTCGTGCTCCTCTCGGTCCTGGTCGGCGGGCTGCTCTCGCTGATCATCCAGGTGCTGGCCTTCGAGCAGATCCTCAAACGAGCGCGGACCAAGCGGTCGGCGGAGATGCAGATCCTCATCGGCGGGATCGGCATCGCCACCATCCCGCTGGCGATCGCGCAGCACGAGACCAAGAGCAACCCGTTCGGCCTGTCGCGGTCCACCTTCGACGTCAACGTCTGGCAGTTCGGTGACGTCCGGATCACCAACATCGCGGTGATCACGATCATCGTCGGGATCGCCCTCTGGGCCGTGACCGCGCTGTGGTTCCGCCGGTCCAAGCACGGCCTGGCGCTCCGCGCGATCGGCGTCGACTCCGAGGTCGCCAGCCTGATGGGCATCAACCGGCGGCAGCTCGCCCTGGTGACCATGGCGGTCGCCGGCGGCATGGCGGGCCTGGCCGGGGTGCTCTTCACCTACACGATCGGCGCGATCGTGCCCGAGAGCGGCGACGTGCTGCTCATCAAGGCGTTCGCCATCGTCATCCTCGGCGGCGTCGGGTCGATGGCGGGCGTCGCCTTCGGTGCCTTCGCCCTCGCGGGCGTCGAGACCTGGGTCCTGCTGAACACCAGCGGCTCCTGGACCGACGCGGTGGCCTTCGGCCTCATCTTCCTGGTTCTGCTGGCCCGGCCGTCCGGCGTGTTCGGCCGCAAGGAGGTTCGACGGGCATGAGCTCCTGGTACTTCGGCAACCTGGTCCTCATCCAGGCGACGATGACGGGCCTGCTCATGGCCCTGTCGGTGCAGGTCCCCCTGCGCATGGGCGTCTTCTCCTTCGCCGGGGTCGGCTCCTACGGCCTCGGCGCCTACACCGCGGCGCTGCTGACCATCCACCTGCAGCTGGGCTCGCTGCAGGCCATCCTCCTGGCGGTGGTCGCCACCTCGGTGATCGGGCTCCTGCTGGGCCTGCTCATCGCCCGGCTGGCCGGCCTGTACCTGGCCATGGCGACCGTCGCCTTCGACCTGATCATCACGGTCATCGCGATCAACGGCGGCACGTTCACCGGATCGTCGACCGGCCTCTACGGCGTGCTGTCGGACTTCACGATGCCGATGATGTTCACGCTGACCCTCATCGCCCTCGGCCTGGTCGTCCTGAGCGAGCACGGCAAGGTCGGCCGCCGGGTGCACGCGGTGCGCGACGACCAGCAGCTGGCGGCGTCCGTCGGCATCAACGTGCGCCGGTACCGGCTCACCGCGTTCGTCGTGAGCGGTGCCCTCGGCGGCCTCGCCGGTGCCATGAACGTGATGGTCCGGACCACGATCGGCCCGCTCGACATCGGGTTCCACCTGATCGTCCTGGCGCTGACGATGATCATCGTCGGGGGCGCCATGTCCTGGAAGGGCGCCGTCATCGGTGCGGTCATCTTCACCTGGATGCCGACGTGGCTGGCCTTCGTGGGCACGTGGCAGCACCTGATCTACGGCTTCATCGTGGCCATCGCCGCCGTGCTGCTGCCCCGTGGCATCCACGGCGTCTTCGTGGACCTCACGCGGGCGATCCAGCGTCGCCGGCGCAAGCCGGCCACGCCACCGCCGGCGGAGAGCGAACCGGAGCCGGACCTCGAGCCGCTGATGACCGGTCCGACGTCCGGACAGGCCACCCCGCCGGCCGGCGGGTCCTCGTCCACGTCGCTCCTGAGGGGGAAGGCATGACCGTCCAACCAACCGGGAGCACGGCCGCGACGGCGTCGAGCTCCGGCAACCCTGTCCTGGAGCTGCGCGACGTCGCGGTGCACTTCGGTGGTGTCAAGGCCGTCGACGGCGTCACGCTCAAGCTCGAGCCGGGTCTCATCTACGGCATCATCGGGCCGAACGGATCGGGCAAGACGACGCTCATCGGTGCCATCACCCGGCTGACGCAGCTGACGCGGGGCGAACTGCTCTTCGACGGGCAGGACTACACCGGTGTGCGGCCGGACAAGCTCGTGCACCTGGGCGTCGCCCGCACCTTCCAGACCGTCCGGCTGCTGCCCGATCTGGATGTGCAGGCCAACATCCAGCTCGGCGCCGACGCGCGCGGCGGCGGCCCTGCTGGAGGTCTGAGCGCACGGATCAAGGCGCTCGCCGGCCGCGGCACGACCTCTCCGGAGGTGGCCGAGGCCATCGCCCGGACCGGACTCGAGGGCTTCGAGTCCTACTACCCGACGGAGCTGTCCTACGGCACGCAACGGCGGGTGGAGATCGCGCGGGCCATGGCCATGCAACCGCGACTCCTGCTCCTGGACGAGCCGACCGCCGGCATGAACCAGGCGGAGCGGGCGGAGATCTCGGCGCTGCTGAAGAGCATGCGGTCCCGCGGTGACCTCTGCCAGCTCCTGGTCGAGCACGACGTGCAGATGATGATCGACACCTGCGACTACGTGTTCGCGATGAACACCGGGCAGGTCATCGCCGAGGGAGAACCGCGCGAGGTCGTGCAGAACCCCCTGGTGCAGGAGGCCTACCTCGGAAGGAAGTTCCGCGAGCATGCTTGAGATCCGCGACCTGCACGTCAACTACGCCCACGTCGAGGCGGTTCGGGGGGTCTCCCTCTCGGTGGAGCCCGGGAAGATCACCCTCGTCCTCGGGCCGAACGGGGCCGGCAAGACCACCACGCTCAAGGCGGTCGCCGGCCTGGAGCCGCCGGCCGGCGGCACGGTCACCCTGGACGGCGCCGACATCACCGGCCTGGCCCCGCACGCGATCGTGCGCCGGGGTGTCGCCCTGGTGCCCGAGGGCCGGCGGATGTTCGGGCCGCTGTCGGTCGCGGAGAACCTGCGGCTGGGCGGGTACACCGCGGCCAAGTCCGACTTCGACGAGACCCTGGCCCGGGTGTACGAGATGTTCCCCATCCTGCGGGAGCGCAGCGAGGGTGCCGCGGCGCTGCTCAGCGGCGGTGAGCAGCAGATGCTCGCGTTCGGGCGGGCGCTGATGTCGCAGCCGAAGGTCATGCTCCTCGACGAGCCGTCCATGGGTCTGGCGCCGGTCGTCGTCGACCGGATCCTGGAGCGGGTGCGCGCGATGGCCGACGCCGGCATCGGCATCCTCATGGTCGAGCAGAACGCCGAGGCCGGCCTCGACGTCGCGGACCAGGTCGTCGCCGTCACCCGTGGCGAGGTCGTCTACTCCGGTCCGGCCAAGGAGGCCCGCAGCCACGCGTCGGTGCTCCGCGCGTTCCTCGGCGAAGCCGCTCTGGCGGAGTGACCGTGGCGGAGGACGTCCGCCGCGGCTACGTGGTCACAGGGGCCGGCTCGGGCATCGGCGCGGCCATCACCCGCAGCCTGCTCGGCGCCGGGTACTCGGTGGTCGCCACCGGGCGCACGGAGCAGCGCCTCGCCGCCCTCGCCGAGGAGGCCGACGCGGGGGAGCGGCTCACGGTCACCGTGGCCGACGCGGGGAGCTGGGAGGCCAACGAGCGCGTGGTCGAGCTGTGCGCCGACCGGTACGGGCGGATCGACGGGGTCGTCGCCAATGCCGGCTACACGGTGCCCGGCGACGTCCGCACCTCCGACGTGTCGCTGTGGCCTGACATGGTGGCGACCAACGTGCTCGGTCCGGCCTACCTGGCCCGGGCGGCGGCCACGCACCTCGAGGCCTCCGGCGGCCGGATCGTGATCATCGGCAGCGTGGCCGGCCACAAGAACTCGCCGGGCAACCTGTACGGGGCCACGAAGTGGGCCGCCACGGGCCTCGCGGAGAACCTGCGGATGCTCTTCGCCCCGGTCGGCGTGGGCGTCTCGCTGGTCTCGCCGGGCGTGGTGGACACCGGCTTCTACCCGGCCGGAGTCCCGGAGGTACGCATCGGGCCCGGGGAGATCGCCGCCGCCGTGCAGTACGTGCTGGAGTGCCCGTCGGACGTCGACCTCAGCACGGTGGTGGTGCGGCCCCGGCGTCAGCTCCTCTGAGCCGTCCACCCCGCGCAGGTCGCCGTCCCGGGCCCCGACATCCGTCGGGCCCGGGACGTGCCCGTCACCAGCGGATGGGCTTGTCCAGTGCGTCGGGGTACTTGCGCGAGGCGTAGAGCAGGTACTCGTCGATGTGCGTGCGCATGCTCTTCTCCGCCCGCTCCGGGTCGGCGCTCCGGATGGCCTCGAAGATCTCCTGGTGCGCCTTGAGGACGGCCTGGCGCCGCTTGATCGGGTACTGGATGCCGTGCACGGCACCGCTGATGTCCATGGCGCCCACCATGACTTCGACCAGGTGGCCGAACAGCGCGTTCCCCGAAGCCCAGGCGATCACGTTGTGGAAGCGGCGGTTGGTGTCGAGGTAGACCTCGACGTCGTCGATGCCCTCGGCCATGTCGGTGACCGACAGCTCCAGCTCCGCCAGGTGCTCCGGAGTGATCCGGCTCGCGGCCTGCTGGGCCATGACGGGCTCGAAGGCCTCCCGCGCCTCGGCGATCACCTGGTACTTCGCGCCGTCGAACTGCAGGAGGAGCGTGAGCGTGGTCGCCAGGTTGTCGGCGGTCGGCTTCTCGATGACGGGGCCGCCACCGGGGCCGGGCTTGAAGGACAGCACTCCCTGGAGCTCCAGGAAACGCAGCGACTCGCGCAACGTGCCGCGGCCGGCCTCGTAGGTCTCC from Blastococcus sp. PRF04-17 encodes the following:
- a CDS encoding branched-chain amino acid ABC transporter permease — encoded protein: MISLGSIYLLFALGLSLTWGTIDILNFAHGAIFMFAAFTAYLVLDYVELPIIAVVLLSVLVGGLLSLIIQVLAFEQILKRARTKRSAEMQILIGGIGIATIPLAIAQHETKSNPFGLSRSTFDVNVWQFGDVRITNIAVITIIVGIALWAVTALWFRRSKHGLALRAIGVDSEVASLMGINRRQLALVTMAVAGGMAGLAGVLFTYTIGAIVPESGDVLLIKAFAIVILGGVGSMAGVAFGAFALAGVETWVLLNTSGSWTDAVAFGLIFLVLLARPSGVFGRKEVRRA
- a CDS encoding branched-chain amino acid ABC transporter permease, which produces MSSWYFGNLVLIQATMTGLLMALSVQVPLRMGVFSFAGVGSYGLGAYTAALLTIHLQLGSLQAILLAVVATSVIGLLLGLLIARLAGLYLAMATVAFDLIITVIAINGGTFTGSSTGLYGVLSDFTMPMMFTLTLIALGLVVLSEHGKVGRRVHAVRDDQQLAASVGINVRRYRLTAFVVSGALGGLAGAMNVMVRTTIGPLDIGFHLIVLALTMIIVGGAMSWKGAVIGAVIFTWMPTWLAFVGTWQHLIYGFIVAIAAVLLPRGIHGVFVDLTRAIQRRRRKPATPPPAESEPEPDLEPLMTGPTSGQATPPAGGSSSTSLLRGKA
- a CDS encoding ABC transporter ATP-binding protein; this encodes MTVQPTGSTAATASSSGNPVLELRDVAVHFGGVKAVDGVTLKLEPGLIYGIIGPNGSGKTTLIGAITRLTQLTRGELLFDGQDYTGVRPDKLVHLGVARTFQTVRLLPDLDVQANIQLGADARGGGPAGGLSARIKALAGRGTTSPEVAEAIARTGLEGFESYYPTELSYGTQRRVEIARAMAMQPRLLLLDEPTAGMNQAERAEISALLKSMRSRGDLCQLLVEHDVQMMIDTCDYVFAMNTGQVIAEGEPREVVQNPLVQEAYLGRKFREHA
- a CDS encoding ABC transporter ATP-binding protein, with the protein product MLEIRDLHVNYAHVEAVRGVSLSVEPGKITLVLGPNGAGKTTTLKAVAGLEPPAGGTVTLDGADITGLAPHAIVRRGVALVPEGRRMFGPLSVAENLRLGGYTAAKSDFDETLARVYEMFPILRERSEGAAALLSGGEQQMLAFGRALMSQPKVMLLDEPSMGLAPVVVDRILERVRAMADAGIGILMVEQNAEAGLDVADQVVAVTRGEVVYSGPAKEARSHASVLRAFLGEAALAE
- a CDS encoding SDR family oxidoreductase; translated protein: MAEDVRRGYVVTGAGSGIGAAITRSLLGAGYSVVATGRTEQRLAALAEEADAGERLTVTVADAGSWEANERVVELCADRYGRIDGVVANAGYTVPGDVRTSDVSLWPDMVATNVLGPAYLARAAATHLEASGGRIVIIGSVAGHKNSPGNLYGATKWAATGLAENLRMLFAPVGVGVSLVSPGVVDTGFYPAGVPEVRIGPGEIAAAVQYVLECPSDVDLSTVVVRPRRQLL
- a CDS encoding FadR/GntR family transcriptional regulator, which codes for MTNSIRPQKMALIVAQRIVRDIEREGLGPGEKLPPERVMMETYEAGRGTLRESLRFLELQGVLSFKPGPGGGPVIEKPTADNLATTLTLLLQFDGAKYQVIAEAREAFEPVMAQQAASRITPEHLAELELSVTDMAEGIDDVEVYLDTNRRFHNVIAWASGNALFGHLVEVMVGAMDISGAVHGIQYPIKRRQAVLKAHQEIFEAIRSADPERAEKSMRTHIDEYLLYASRKYPDALDKPIRW